One Brassica napus cultivar Da-Ae chromosome A5, Da-Ae, whole genome shotgun sequence DNA window includes the following coding sequences:
- the LOC106430321 gene encoding germin-like protein subfamily 2 member 3 has translation MAISMTHLLVTIMLLAAHSAFAETNMLQDLCVADLKGSKVNGYPCKDPSQVTPEDFYYMGLANAADTSNTSMGSAVTAGNVEKIPGLNMMGTSMSRIDYAPGGLNPPHLHPRASEAIFVLEGSLFVGFLTTSGKLISKHVKKGDVFAFPRALLHFQQNPNKTPASVIAAFDSQNPGTQSVGPSLFGANPPIPDDLLAKAFSLGTNEIQNIKGKFQKK, from the exons ATGGCAATTTCCATGACTCATCTTCTTGTTACCATCATGCTTCTAGCCGCCCACTCGGCCTTCGCAGAAACAAACATGCTTCAAGATTTGTGTGTTGCTGATCTCAAGG GTTCAAAAGTCAACGGATACCCATGCAAAGACCCATCACAAGTAACACCAGAGGACTTCTACTACATGGGCTTAGCCAATGCTGCAGACACCAGCAACACCTCAATGGGCTCAGCCGTCACAGCAGGCAACGTTGAGAAAATCCCTGGCCTCAACATGATGGGTACCTCCATGTCTCGTATCGACTACGCACCAGGCGGACTCAACCCGCCTCATCTTCATCCCCGAGCTTCCGAGGCCATATTCGTCCTCGAAGGAAGTCTCTTCGTCGGCTTCTTGACCACCTCTGGAAAACTCATCTCCAAACACGTCAAAAAAGGAGACGTCTTTGCATTCCCGAGAGCTCTCCTCCATTTCCAGCAGAACCCTAACAAAACTCCTGCCTCCGTGATCGCTGCTTTCGATAGTCAGAACCCTGGGACACAAAGTGTTGGACCGTCTCTGTTTGGTGCTAACCCTCCCATTCCTGATGACTTGCTTGCCAAGGCGTTCTCGCTTGGAACAAATGAGATTCAGAATATTAAGGGAAAATTCCAAAAGAAATGA
- the LOC111212969 gene encoding uncharacterized protein LOC111212969, whose translation MSRKNVSGSVGVWQSNNGYYGYGYGGGYMEKRQLFLKSYQFSRKQSLTEKIKRSVRRVVKKVVWMRLKSARRMKRVVWSRLKMAFFYRRRRFFRLLHPNKPSSYYCFY comes from the coding sequence ATGAGCAGAAAAAACGTCAGCGGCAGCGTTGGCGTTTGGCAGAGCAATAACGGCTACTATGGATATGGCTATGGAGGAGGATACATGGAGAAGAGACAGCTGTTCCTCAAGAGCTACCAGTTCTCTAGAAAACAAAGCTTAACGGAGAAGATTAAGAGGTCTGTGAGGAGAGTGGTGAAGAAAGTTGTCTGGATGAGGTTGAAATCCGCTCGGAGGATGAAACGCGTCGTTTGGTCGCGTCTCAAAATGGCGTTCTTCTACCGCCGTAGACGCTTCTTTCGTCTCCTTCACCCGAACAAACCCTCCTCTTATTACTGCTTCTACTaa
- the LOC125609119 gene encoding probable voltage-gated potassium channel subunit beta yields MGLAIRELDWRRSDIVVSTKIFWGGPGPNDKGFSRKHIIEGTKASLKRLDMDYVDVLYCHRPCQLQQFRQKKADKNTDHKKDPKGSTSQGNPPKNLVRSMSLNLTLVVSVTRQKLRLMWL; encoded by the exons ATGGGTCTGGCGATTCGCGAGCTGGACTGGCGGAGATCCGACATCGTGGTCTCCACCAAGATCTTCTGGGGTGGTCCTGGTCCTAACGATAAAGGTTTCTCGAGGAAACATATCATCGAAGGAACCAAAGCTTCTCTCAAAAGACTCGATATGGACTATGTAGATGTCCTCTATTGCCACAG ACCATGTCAG CTTCAACAGTTTCGTCAAAAGAAGGCTGACAAAAACACTGATCATAAAAAGGACCCCAAGGGCAGTACAAGCCAAGGAAATCCTCCAAAAAATCTGGTAAGAAGCATGAGCCTAAACCTGACACTGGTGGTGTCAGTGACGAGGCAGAAGCTCCGTCTGATGTGGCTGTAG
- the LOC111212968 gene encoding transmembrane protein 184A-like, translating to MAADMLPIYLIILAFLCTGGAIALALFHIYKHLLNYTEPIYQRYIVRIVFMVPVYALMSFLALVLPKSSIYFNSIREVYEAWVIYNFLSLCLAWVGGPGSVVISLTGRSLKPSWHLMTCCFPPLPLDGRFIRRCKQGCLQFVILKPILVAVTLVLYAKGKYKDGNFNPNQSYLYLTIIYTISYTVALYALVLFYVACKDLLKPFNPVPKFVIIKSVVFLTYWQGVLVFLFAKSGFIRDEEEAALFQNFIICVEMLIAAAAHFYAFPYKEYEGANVGGAHSFSASLAHAVQLNDFYHDTVHQFAPAYHDYVLYNHNDGGEEGTTKYRVRTFVPTGQEMDAVRKNKHMFGNKIEGVSPSSHSSSGTSTPKTSGATSDAARPETMKSSLLVDASDSASTMYDMSLMDIDISSYPSKVPSANPSGGGAR from the exons ATGGCGGCGGATATGCTACCTATCTACCTCATTATATTGGCGTTTCTATGCACAGGCGGAGCCATTGCTCTGGCCTTGTTCCATATCTACAAGCACCTCTTGAACTACACGGAACCCATTTATCAGAGATACATCGTTCGCATTGTCTTCATGGTCCCTGTCTACGCCTTGATGTCCTTCTTGGCTCTCGTCTTGCCCAAAAGCTCCATTTATTTCAACTCCATCCGAGAAGT TTACGAAGCGTGGGTGATTTATAACTTTCTTTCCTTGTGCTTGGCATGGGTTGGAGGACCAGGTTCGGTTGTTATAAGTTTAACTGGCCGCTCTTTGAAGCCTTCATGGCATCTCATGACTTGTTGCTTCCCACCTCTACCCCTAGACGG GCGTTTTATTCGACGGTGCAAGCAAGGTTGTTTACAGTTTGTAATCCTAAAGCCAATCCTAGTTGCTGTCACACTTGTGCTTTACGCAAAAGGGAAGTACAAGGATGGAAATTTTAATCCTAACCAATCCTATCTCTATCTTACCATCATCTACACGATCTCATACACAGTAGCTTTGTATGCGCTGGTTCTCTTTTATGTGGCTTGTAAAGATCTCCTGAAGCCGTTCAATCCAGTCCCCAAGTTTGTGATTATTAAGTCTGTTGTCTTTCTTACATATTGGCAG GGTGTTTTGGTTTTCCTTTTTGCTAAATCTGGATTTATaagggatgaagaagaagcagcgctgtttcaaaattttataatatgtgtGGAGATGCTTATTGCTGCAGCGGCACATTTCTATGCATTTCCTTACAAGGAGTATGAAGGTGCCAATGTTGGAGGAGCTCACAGTTTCTCAGCAAGTCTAGCACATGCTGTTCAACTAAATGATTTCTACCATGATACTGTTCACCAG TTTGCTCCTGCGTATCACGATTATGTGCTGTACAACCACAATGATGGTGGTGAGGAAGGGACGACGAAGTACCGAGTACGGACATTTGTGCCAACTGGTCAGGAGATGGATGCTGTAAGGAAGAACAAACACATGTTTGGAAACAAGATAGAGGGTGTTTCACCCTCCAGTCACTCGTCCTCGGGAACAAGCACACCGAAAACTTCAGGTGCAACTTCTGATGCTGCACGCCCTGAGACCATGAAATCTTCTTTGTTGGTGGATGCCTCGGACTCTGCTTCCACAATGTATGACATGTCGCTCATGGACATCGATATATCTAGCTACCCAAGTAAAGTACCTTCTGCAAATCCAAGTGGAGGAGGAGCTAGATAG